The Burkholderia pyrrocinia genome has a segment encoding these proteins:
- a CDS encoding ABC transporter ATP-binding protein translates to MSAIEIRHVKKRYKSLQALKGVSLSVEEGEFFGLLGPNGAGKTTLISILAGLARADEGSISVRGHDVVKDFRGARRALGVVPQELVFDPFFTVRETLRIQSGYFGLRRNDDWIDEVMANLDLTEKADANMRALSGGMKRRVLVAQALVHRPPVIVLDEPTAGVDVELRQTLWKFISRLNREGHTIVLTTHYLEEAESLCDRIAMLRRGEVVALDRTDALLRRFAGLQLYLRLATGALPAELRGLETDPAARAPGEHLLRLTSYDDVERILAQCRAAGCTFDEIEVRKADLEDVFVQVMNGAEVIEGLA, encoded by the coding sequence ATGTCAGCCATAGAAATCCGTCACGTCAAGAAGCGCTACAAGTCGCTTCAGGCGCTCAAGGGCGTCAGCCTGTCGGTCGAGGAAGGCGAGTTTTTCGGTCTGCTCGGCCCCAACGGCGCAGGCAAGACCACGCTCATCAGTATCCTCGCCGGGTTGGCCCGGGCCGACGAAGGCAGTATCTCGGTGCGCGGCCACGACGTGGTCAAGGACTTCCGTGGTGCGCGCCGCGCACTCGGTGTCGTGCCGCAGGAACTCGTGTTCGACCCGTTCTTCACCGTTCGCGAGACGCTGCGGATCCAGTCCGGCTATTTCGGGCTGCGCCGCAACGACGACTGGATCGATGAAGTGATGGCCAATCTCGACCTTACCGAGAAGGCCGACGCGAACATGCGCGCGCTGTCGGGCGGGATGAAGCGCCGCGTGCTGGTCGCGCAGGCGCTCGTGCACCGGCCGCCGGTGATCGTGCTCGACGAGCCGACCGCCGGCGTCGACGTCGAATTGCGCCAGACGCTGTGGAAATTCATCTCGCGCCTGAACCGCGAGGGCCACACGATCGTGCTGACCACCCATTACCTCGAGGAAGCCGAGTCGCTGTGCGACCGCATCGCGATGCTGCGCCGTGGCGAAGTGGTCGCGCTCGACCGCACCGACGCGCTGCTGCGCCGCTTCGCGGGGCTGCAGCTCTACCTGCGCCTGGCGACCGGCGCGCTGCCGGCCGAACTGCGCGGGCTGGAAACCGACCCGGCCGCGCGCGCGCCGGGCGAGCACCTGCTGCGCCTCACGAGCTATGACGATGTCGAACGCATCCTCGCGCAGTGCCGCGCGGCGGGCTGCACGTTCGACGAGATCGAGGTCCGCAAGGCCGACCTCGAGGATGTGTTCGTCCAGGTGATGAACGGGGCCGAGGTGATCGAGGGTCTGGCATGA
- a CDS encoding ABC transporter permease, which translates to MKQEPPRSLRSLPPEGAPGTLGAARRVPGSGFRTLFYKELLRFWKVSFQTVCAPIVTALLYLTIFGHALSGRVEVYPGVEYVSFLVPGLVMMSVLQNAFANSSSSLIQSKITGNLVFMLLPPLSYRDIFGAYVLASVVRGLAVGAGVFVVTIWFIPMHFAAPLFIIAFALLGSAILGTLGLIAGIWAEKFDQLAAFQNFLIMPLTFLSGVFYSTHSLPPVWREISRLNPFFYMIDGFRFGFFGASDINPFASLAIVAGFFVLLAMVAMRLLATGYKLRH; encoded by the coding sequence ATGAAACAAGAACCCCCACGCTCTCTGCGTTCGCTGCCCCCCGAGGGGGCGCCCGGCACTCTTGGGGCGGCCCGGCGAGTGCCGGGAAGCGGTTTTCGAACGCTGTTCTACAAGGAACTGCTGCGCTTCTGGAAGGTGTCGTTCCAGACGGTATGCGCGCCGATCGTGACGGCGCTGCTGTATCTGACGATCTTCGGCCACGCGCTGTCGGGCCGCGTCGAGGTGTATCCGGGCGTCGAGTACGTGAGCTTTCTCGTGCCGGGCCTCGTGATGATGAGCGTGCTGCAGAACGCGTTCGCGAACAGCTCGTCGTCGCTGATCCAGTCGAAGATCACCGGCAACCTGGTGTTCATGCTGCTGCCGCCGCTGTCGTACCGCGACATCTTCGGCGCATACGTGCTTGCGTCCGTCGTGCGCGGGCTCGCGGTCGGCGCGGGCGTGTTCGTCGTGACGATCTGGTTTATCCCGATGCACTTCGCGGCGCCGCTCTTCATCATTGCGTTCGCGCTGCTCGGCTCGGCGATCCTCGGCACGCTCGGCCTGATCGCCGGGATCTGGGCCGAGAAATTCGACCAGCTCGCCGCGTTCCAGAACTTCCTGATCATGCCGCTGACGTTCCTGTCCGGCGTGTTCTATTCGACGCACTCGCTGCCGCCCGTGTGGCGCGAGATCTCGCGTCTCAATCCGTTTTTCTACATGATCGACGGCTTCCGTTTCGGGTTCTTCGGCGCGTCCGACATCAACCCGTTCGCGAGCCTCGCGATCGTCGCCGGTTTCTTCGTGCTGCTCGCGATGGTCGCGATGCGGCTGCTCGCGACCGGCTACAAACTGCGTCATTGA
- a CDS encoding BolA family protein, whose product MLPTPEQVKQYIAGGLACTHLEVEGDGQHFFATIVSAAFEGKRPIQRHQLVYAALGDRMKQEIHALSMKTLTPAEWQNA is encoded by the coding sequence ATGTTGCCGACTCCCGAACAGGTCAAGCAATACATCGCCGGCGGTCTCGCCTGCACGCATCTGGAAGTCGAAGGCGACGGCCAGCATTTCTTCGCGACGATCGTGTCGGCGGCCTTCGAGGGCAAGCGGCCGATCCAGCGGCACCAGCTCGTCTATGCGGCGCTCGGCGATCGCATGAAACAGGAAATTCACGCGCTCAGCATGAAGACGCTGACGCCCGCCGAATGGCAGAACGCATAA
- the murA gene encoding UDP-N-acetylglucosamine 1-carboxyvinyltransferase, producing MQVTVNERDAVQSVATAHPAANGELQGHGMDKLAIEGGRRLSGEIVVSGAKNAALPILCAGLLTADPVELDNVPNLKDVRTTLKVLNQMGVKSETDGCRVQLDASRVDNLVAPYELVKTMRASILVLGPLLARFGEAKVSLPGGCAIGARPVDQHIKGLQAMGAEISIEHGFIEARAKRLKGARIVTDMITVTGTENLLMAATLADGETVIENAAREPEVSDLAHLLVEMGAKIDGIGTDRLVIQGVERLHGARHSVIPDRIEAGTFLCAVAAAGGDVMLTGVRPHILDAVIDKLREAGVSIEEGDSWLRVKMDRRPSAVTIRTSEYPAFPTDMQAQFMALNTVATGTAQVVETIFENRFMHVQELNRLGANITIDGNTALVTGVEKLSGANVMATDLRASASLVIAGLRADGETLVDRIYHLDRGYDRMEAKLTAVGANVRRLSGSQA from the coding sequence GTGCAAGTCACCGTCAACGAGCGCGACGCCGTCCAGAGCGTCGCCACGGCACACCCGGCCGCCAACGGGGAATTGCAGGGACATGGGATGGACAAGCTCGCGATCGAAGGCGGCCGCCGCCTGTCCGGCGAGATCGTCGTGTCGGGCGCGAAGAACGCCGCGTTGCCGATCCTGTGCGCGGGGTTGCTCACCGCCGATCCGGTCGAGCTCGACAACGTGCCGAACCTCAAGGACGTGCGCACCACGCTGAAGGTGCTGAACCAGATGGGCGTAAAGAGCGAGACCGACGGCTGCCGCGTGCAGCTCGACGCGTCGCGCGTCGACAACCTCGTGGCGCCGTACGAGCTCGTGAAGACGATGCGCGCGTCGATCCTCGTGCTCGGGCCGCTGCTCGCGCGCTTCGGCGAGGCGAAGGTGTCGCTGCCGGGCGGCTGCGCGATCGGCGCGCGCCCGGTCGACCAGCACATCAAGGGCCTGCAGGCGATGGGCGCCGAGATCAGCATTGAGCACGGCTTCATCGAAGCGCGCGCGAAGCGCCTGAAGGGCGCGCGCATCGTGACCGACATGATCACGGTGACGGGGACGGAAAACCTGCTGATGGCCGCGACGCTCGCGGACGGCGAGACGGTGATCGAGAACGCGGCCCGCGAACCCGAGGTGAGCGATCTCGCGCACTTGCTGGTCGAGATGGGCGCGAAAATCGACGGCATCGGCACCGATCGCCTCGTGATCCAGGGTGTCGAGCGGCTGCACGGCGCGCGCCATTCGGTGATCCCCGACCGCATCGAGGCCGGCACGTTCCTGTGCGCGGTCGCGGCGGCGGGCGGCGACGTGATGCTGACGGGCGTACGCCCGCACATCCTCGACGCGGTGATCGACAAGCTGCGCGAAGCCGGCGTGTCGATCGAGGAAGGCGACAGCTGGCTGCGCGTGAAGATGGACCGCCGGCCGTCGGCGGTGACGATCCGCACGTCGGAATACCCGGCGTTCCCGACCGACATGCAGGCGCAGTTCATGGCCCTCAATACGGTCGCGACGGGCACCGCGCAGGTCGTCGAAACGATTTTCGAAAACCGCTTCATGCACGTGCAGGAGCTGAACCGGCTCGGCGCGAACATCACGATCGACGGCAACACGGCGCTCGTGACGGGCGTCGAGAAACTGTCGGGCGCGAACGTGATGGCGACCGACCTGCGTGCGTCGGCGAGCCTCGTGATCGCCGGGCTGCGTGCCGACGGCGAAACGCTCGTCGATCGCATCTACCACCTGGACCGCGGTTACGACCGCATGGAAGCCAAACTGACCGCCGTCGGCGCGAACGTGCGCCGCCTCTCCGGGAGCCAAGCATGA
- the hisG gene encoding ATP phosphoribosyltransferase, which yields MSVPLTLALSKGRIFEETLPLLAAAGIQVAEDPETSRKLILPTTDPNLRVIIVRASDVPTYVEYGAADFGVAGKDVLVEHGGSGLYQPIDLNIARCRMSVAVPAGFDYANAVRQGARLRVATKYVETAREHFAAKGVHVDLIKLYGSMELAPLVGLADAIVDLVSSGGTLKANNLVEVEEIMAISSRLVVNQAALKLKRAALKPILDAFERASQNGG from the coding sequence ATGAGCGTGCCGCTGACCCTCGCCCTGTCGAAGGGCCGGATTTTCGAGGAAACCCTGCCGCTGCTCGCCGCGGCCGGCATCCAGGTGGCCGAGGATCCGGAAACGTCGCGCAAGCTGATCCTGCCGACGACCGACCCGAACCTGCGCGTGATCATCGTGCGCGCGAGCGACGTGCCGACCTATGTCGAATACGGCGCGGCCGACTTCGGCGTGGCCGGCAAGGACGTGCTGGTCGAGCACGGCGGCTCGGGCCTGTACCAGCCGATCGACCTGAACATTGCGCGCTGCCGGATGTCGGTGGCCGTGCCGGCCGGCTTCGACTACGCGAACGCGGTGCGCCAGGGCGCGCGCCTGCGGGTCGCGACGAAGTACGTCGAAACGGCGCGCGAGCACTTCGCGGCGAAGGGCGTGCACGTCGACCTGATCAAGCTGTACGGCTCGATGGAACTTGCGCCGCTGGTCGGCCTGGCCGACGCGATCGTCGACCTCGTCAGCTCGGGCGGCACGCTGAAGGCGAACAATCTGGTCGAGGTCGAGGAGATCATGGCGATCTCGTCGCGCCTCGTCGTGAACCAGGCTGCGCTGAAGTTGAAGCGCGCGGCGCTCAAGCCGATCCTCGACGCGTTCGAACGAGCGTCGCAGAATGGCGGTTGA
- the hisD gene encoding histidinol dehydrogenase, with the protein MAITIRKLDSTSEGFDATLRAVLAFEASEDAAIEQSVAQILADVKSRGDAAVLEYTNRFDRLNADSVAALELPQDALQTALDGLAPKARAALEAAAARVRAYHEKQKIECGTHSWQYTESDGTVLGQKVTPIDRVGLYVPGGKAAYPSSVLMNAIPARVAGVGEIVMVVPTPDGVKNDLVLAAALLGGVDRVFTIGGAQAVAALAYGTATVPPVDKICGPGNAYVASAKRRVFGTVGIDMIAGPSEILVLCDGTTDPNWVAMDLFSQAEHDELAQSILLCPDAAFLERVEKAINELLPSMSRQDVIRASLEGRGALIKVRDMAEACRIANDIAPEHLEISALEPQQWGQQIRHAGAIFLGRYTSESLGDYCAGPNHVLPTSRTARFSSPLGVYDFIKRSSLIEVSAEGAQTLGEIASELAYGEGLQAHAKSAEFRMKG; encoded by the coding sequence ATGGCCATCACCATCCGCAAACTCGATTCGACGAGCGAAGGCTTCGACGCCACGCTGCGTGCGGTGCTCGCATTCGAAGCGAGCGAAGACGCGGCGATCGAGCAATCGGTCGCGCAGATCCTCGCCGACGTGAAGTCGCGCGGCGACGCCGCGGTGCTCGAGTACACGAACCGTTTCGACCGGCTGAACGCGGACAGCGTCGCCGCGCTGGAACTGCCGCAGGACGCGCTGCAGACGGCGCTCGACGGCCTCGCGCCGAAGGCGCGCGCGGCGCTGGAAGCGGCCGCGGCGCGCGTGCGCGCGTACCACGAGAAGCAGAAGATCGAGTGCGGCACGCATAGCTGGCAGTACACGGAAAGCGACGGCACGGTGCTCGGCCAGAAGGTCACGCCGATCGACCGCGTCGGCCTGTACGTGCCGGGCGGCAAGGCCGCGTATCCGTCGTCGGTGCTGATGAACGCGATTCCCGCGCGCGTCGCGGGTGTCGGCGAGATCGTGATGGTCGTGCCGACACCGGACGGCGTGAAGAACGACCTCGTGCTCGCCGCGGCGCTGCTCGGCGGCGTCGATCGCGTGTTCACGATCGGCGGCGCGCAGGCGGTCGCTGCGCTCGCGTACGGCACGGCAACGGTGCCGCCCGTCGACAAGATCTGCGGGCCCGGCAATGCGTACGTCGCGTCGGCGAAGCGCCGCGTGTTCGGCACGGTCGGCATCGACATGATCGCCGGGCCGTCGGAAATCCTCGTACTGTGCGACGGCACGACCGATCCGAACTGGGTCGCGATGGACCTGTTCTCGCAGGCCGAGCACGACGAACTCGCGCAGTCGATCCTGCTGTGCCCGGACGCCGCGTTCCTCGAGCGCGTCGAGAAGGCCATCAACGAGCTGCTGCCGTCGATGTCGCGCCAGGACGTGATCCGCGCGTCGCTCGAAGGCCGCGGCGCGCTGATCAAGGTGCGCGACATGGCCGAAGCATGCCGGATCGCGAACGACATCGCGCCCGAGCACCTGGAAATCTCGGCGCTGGAGCCGCAGCAATGGGGCCAGCAGATCCGCCACGCGGGCGCGATCTTCCTCGGCCGCTACACGAGCGAGAGCCTCGGCGACTACTGCGCGGGCCCGAACCACGTGCTGCCGACGTCGCGCACCGCGCGTTTTTCGTCGCCGCTCGGCGTGTACGACTTCATCAAGCGCTCGAGCCTGATCGAAGTCAGCGCCGAAGGCGCGCAGACGCTCGGCGAGATCGCGTCCGAGCTCGCGTACGGCGAGGGGCTGCAGGCGCACGCGAAGAGCGCCGAGTTCCGGATGAAGGGGTAA
- the hisC gene encoding histidinol-phosphate transaminase, with translation MTTPQDIIRRDVLAMTSYPVPDASGFVKLDAMENPYPLPEPLAAALGERLAQVALNRYPAPRPAALLDKLRHAMGVPAACDVLLGNGSDEIISMISVACAQPGAKVLAPVPGFVMYELSAKLAQLEFVGVPLKADLTLDVDAMLAAIAEHRPAIVYLAYPNNPTGTLYDDADVERIIAAARHSLIVIDEAYQPFAERSWLPRAAEFDNVVVMRTVSKLGLAGIRLGYLVGRHAWLTEFDKVRPPYNINVLTQATADFLLDHLDVLDAQAAELRAERTRLARAVAALPGATVFPSAGNFLLVRVPDAAAVFDALLTERVLVKNVSKMHPLLAECVRLTVGSPDENARLLAALKLALPG, from the coding sequence ATGACGACGCCACAAGACATCATCCGCCGCGACGTGCTCGCGATGACGAGCTACCCGGTGCCGGACGCGAGCGGGTTCGTGAAGCTCGACGCGATGGAGAACCCGTATCCGCTGCCCGAACCGCTCGCCGCGGCGCTCGGCGAGCGTCTCGCGCAGGTTGCGCTGAACCGCTACCCGGCGCCGCGCCCGGCCGCGCTGCTCGACAAGCTGCGCCACGCGATGGGCGTGCCGGCCGCCTGCGACGTGCTGCTCGGCAACGGGTCGGACGAAATCATCAGCATGATCTCGGTCGCGTGCGCGCAGCCGGGCGCGAAGGTGCTCGCGCCGGTGCCGGGCTTCGTGATGTATGAATTGTCCGCGAAGCTTGCGCAGCTCGAATTCGTCGGCGTGCCGCTGAAGGCCGACCTGACGCTCGACGTCGACGCGATGCTCGCGGCGATCGCCGAGCACCGGCCGGCGATCGTCTATCTCGCGTACCCGAACAACCCGACCGGCACGCTGTACGACGATGCCGACGTCGAGCGGATCATCGCGGCCGCGCGGCACAGCCTGATCGTGATCGACGAGGCGTACCAGCCGTTCGCGGAGCGCTCGTGGCTGCCGCGCGCCGCCGAGTTCGACAACGTCGTCGTGATGCGCACGGTGTCGAAGCTCGGCCTCGCGGGCATCCGCCTCGGCTATCTCGTCGGGCGGCACGCGTGGCTGACCGAATTCGACAAGGTGCGCCCGCCGTACAACATCAACGTGCTGACCCAGGCGACCGCCGATTTCCTGCTCGACCACCTCGACGTGCTCGATGCGCAGGCGGCCGAACTGCGCGCGGAACGCACACGCCTCGCGCGGGCCGTGGCCGCGCTGCCGGGCGCGACGGTGTTCCCGAGCGCCGGCAATTTCCTGCTGGTGCGCGTGCCGGATGCGGCTGCCGTGTTCGACGCGCTGCTCACCGAGCGGGTGCTGGTCAAAAACGTGAGTAAAATGCATCCGTTACTGGCCGAATGCGTGCGGCTGACCGTCGGTTCTCCCGACGAAAACGCCCGCCTGCTGGCCGCTTTGAAACTCGCGCTGCCCGGTTGA
- the hisB gene encoding imidazoleglycerol-phosphate dehydratase HisB, translating into MRVAEVVRNTSETQIRVKLDLDGTGRQKLATGVPFLDHMLDQIARHGLVDLEVEAHGDTHIDDHHTVEDVGITLGQAVAKAIGDRKGIRRYGHSYVPLDEALSRVVIDFSGRPGLEFHVPFTRARIGTFDVDLSIEFFRGFVNHAGVTLHIDNLRGINAHHQLETVFKAFGRALRAAVELDERAAGQIPSTKGSL; encoded by the coding sequence ATGCGTGTGGCGGAAGTCGTTCGCAATACCAGCGAAACGCAGATCCGTGTGAAGCTCGATCTCGACGGCACCGGCCGGCAGAAGCTGGCCACCGGCGTGCCGTTTCTCGACCATATGCTCGACCAGATCGCGCGACACGGTCTGGTCGATCTCGAGGTCGAAGCGCATGGCGACACGCATATCGACGACCACCACACGGTCGAGGATGTCGGCATCACGCTCGGGCAGGCCGTCGCGAAGGCGATCGGCGACCGCAAGGGCATCCGCCGCTACGGCCATTCGTATGTGCCGCTCGACGAGGCGCTGTCGCGCGTCGTGATCGATTTCTCGGGCCGGCCGGGCCTCGAATTCCACGTGCCGTTCACGCGGGCGCGGATCGGCACGTTCGACGTCGACCTGTCGATCGAGTTCTTCCGCGGTTTCGTGAACCACGCGGGCGTCACGCTGCACATCGACAACCTGCGCGGGATCAACGCGCACCATCAGCTCGAGACGGTGTTCAAGGCCTTCGGCCGTGCGCTGCGCGCGGCGGTGGAGCTGGACGAGCGTGCGGCGGGGCAGATCCCGTCGACGAAAGGCAGCCTCTGA
- a CDS encoding YchE family NAAT transporter — MDLLKSFISLLALINPIGAVPFFLSLTAQQTDIERRRTIRIASVSVFCVMTVTTLLGQQIIDFFGISVGSLEVGGGIIMLLMAINMLNAQIGNTRSTPEERHEAELKDNIAVVPLAIPLLTGPGSISTVIIYAANSRHWYDRVGLVAIGAVLALLCFVAMRLAEPIANWIGRTGINIATRLMGLMLSALAVEFIVNGLRALLPALR; from the coding sequence ATGGATCTGCTCAAATCGTTCATTTCGCTGCTTGCGCTGATCAACCCGATCGGCGCGGTGCCGTTCTTCCTGAGCCTGACGGCGCAGCAGACGGACATCGAGCGGCGCCGCACGATCCGGATCGCGTCGGTGTCGGTGTTCTGCGTGATGACGGTGACGACGCTGCTCGGGCAGCAGATCATCGACTTCTTCGGCATTTCGGTCGGCTCGCTCGAAGTGGGCGGCGGGATCATCATGCTGCTGATGGCGATCAACATGCTGAACGCGCAGATCGGCAACACGCGATCGACGCCGGAGGAGCGCCACGAGGCGGAGCTGAAGGACAACATCGCGGTCGTGCCGCTGGCGATTCCGCTGCTCACGGGCCCCGGCTCGATCAGCACGGTGATCATCTATGCGGCCAACTCGCGTCACTGGTATGACCGGGTCGGGCTGGTCGCGATCGGCGCGGTCCTGGCCTTGCTGTGTTTCGTCGCGATGCGGCTCGCCGAGCCGATCGCGAACTGGATCGGCCGCACGGGCATCAACATCGCCACGCGGCTGATGGGTCTGATGCTGTCGGCGCTGGCGGTGGAATTCATCGTCAATGGACTGAGGGCGCTACTGCCTGCACTGAGATGA
- the hisH gene encoding imidazole glycerol phosphate synthase subunit HisH: protein MKTSIAIVDYGMGNLRSVAQALKKAEPAADVAIVDTPAAIRAADRVVLPGQGAMPDCMRCLGESGLQEAVIEASRTKPLLGVCVGEQMLFDWSAEGDTKGLGLLPGKVVRFELDGRLQDDGSRFKVPQMGWNRVRQSQPHPLWDGVPDDAYFYFVHSYYVTPDNPAHTVGETAYGAPFTSAVARDNLFATQFHPEKSAEVGLRLYRNFVHWKP, encoded by the coding sequence ATGAAAACTTCGATTGCGATTGTGGATTATGGGATGGGCAACCTGCGCTCGGTCGCGCAGGCGCTCAAGAAGGCCGAACCGGCCGCCGACGTGGCGATCGTCGACACGCCGGCCGCGATTCGCGCGGCCGACCGCGTCGTGCTGCCCGGCCAGGGCGCGATGCCCGACTGCATGCGCTGCCTCGGCGAATCGGGCCTGCAGGAGGCCGTGATCGAGGCGTCGCGCACGAAGCCGCTGCTCGGCGTGTGCGTCGGCGAGCAGATGCTGTTCGACTGGAGCGCGGAAGGCGACACGAAGGGCCTCGGCCTGTTGCCCGGCAAGGTCGTGCGTTTCGAGCTCGACGGCCGGCTGCAGGACGACGGCTCGCGCTTCAAGGTGCCGCAGATGGGCTGGAACCGCGTGCGCCAGTCGCAGCCGCACCCGCTGTGGGACGGCGTGCCCGACGACGCATATTTCTACTTCGTGCACAGCTATTACGTGACGCCGGACAACCCGGCCCATACGGTCGGCGAAACGGCCTACGGCGCGCCGTTTACGTCCGCGGTCGCGCGGGATAATCTCTTCGCGACCCAATTCCACCCCGAGAAAAGCGCGGAGGTCGGGTTGCGTCTGTATCGCAACTTCGTACACTGGAAACCGTGA
- the hisA gene encoding 1-(5-phosphoribosyl)-5-[(5-phosphoribosylamino)methylideneamino]imidazole-4-carboxamide isomerase yields the protein MLLIPAIDLKDGQCVRLKQGDMDQATIFSEDPAAMARKWVDLGARRLHLVDLNGAFAGKPKNLEAIEAILDEVGDEIPVQLGGGIRSLETIEKYLDAGLSYVIIGTAAVKDPGFLQDACTAFAGSIIVGLDAKDGKVATDGWSKLTGHEVIDLAQKFEDYGVESIVYTDIGRDGMLQGINIEATVKLAQAVGIPVIASGGLSNLTDIENLCEVEEHGVEGVICGRAIYSGDLDFAAAQKRADELNGELDNA from the coding sequence ATGTTGCTGATTCCGGCCATCGACCTCAAAGACGGTCAGTGTGTGCGCCTCAAACAGGGCGATATGGACCAGGCCACGATTTTCTCCGAGGACCCGGCGGCGATGGCCCGCAAGTGGGTCGATCTCGGCGCCCGGCGGCTGCATCTGGTCGACCTGAACGGCGCATTCGCCGGCAAGCCGAAGAATCTCGAGGCGATCGAAGCGATCCTCGACGAAGTCGGCGATGAAATCCCCGTACAGCTCGGCGGCGGCATCCGCAGCCTCGAGACGATCGAGAAGTACCTCGACGCGGGCCTGTCCTACGTGATCATCGGCACGGCGGCCGTGAAGGACCCGGGCTTCCTGCAGGACGCGTGCACCGCGTTCGCCGGCAGCATCATCGTCGGGCTGGACGCGAAGGACGGCAAGGTCGCGACCGACGGCTGGAGCAAGCTGACGGGCCACGAGGTGATCGATCTCGCGCAGAAGTTCGAGGACTACGGCGTCGAATCGATCGTCTACACGGATATCGGCCGCGACGGGATGCTGCAGGGCATCAACATCGAGGCAACCGTGAAGCTTGCGCAGGCGGTCGGCATTCCGGTGATCGCGAGCGGCGGCCTGTCGAACCTCACGGACATCGAGAATCTGTGCGAAGTGGAAGAGCACGGCGTCGAAGGCGTGATCTGCGGCCGTGCGATCTACTCCGGCGATCTCGATTTCGCGGCCGCGCAAAAGCGCGCGGACGAACTGAACGGCGAACTCGACAACGCGTAA
- the hisF gene encoding imidazole glycerol phosphate synthase subunit HisF: protein MALAKRIIPCLDVTAGRVVKGVNFVELRDAGDPVEIARRYDDQGADELTFLDITATSDQRDLILPIIEAVASQVFIPLTVGGGVRAVEDVRRLLNAGADKVSMNSSAVANPQLVRDAADKYGSQCIVVAIDAKRVSADGETPRWEVFTHGGRKGTGLDAIEWARKMAELGAGEILLTSMDRDGTKSGFDLALTRGVSDAVPVPVIASGGVGSLQHLADGIKDGRADAVLAASIFHYGEHTVGEAKRFMADQGIPVRL, encoded by the coding sequence ATGGCTCTAGCTAAACGCATCATCCCCTGCCTGGACGTGACCGCCGGGCGTGTCGTCAAGGGCGTCAATTTCGTCGAGCTGCGCGACGCGGGCGACCCCGTCGAAATCGCCCGCCGCTACGACGACCAGGGCGCCGACGAACTGACGTTCCTCGACATCACCGCGACGTCGGACCAGCGCGACCTGATCCTGCCGATCATCGAAGCGGTCGCGTCGCAGGTGTTCATTCCGCTGACCGTCGGCGGCGGCGTGCGCGCCGTCGAGGACGTGCGGCGCCTGCTGAACGCGGGCGCGGACAAGGTCAGCATGAATTCGTCGGCGGTAGCGAACCCGCAGCTCGTGCGCGACGCGGCCGACAAGTACGGCTCGCAGTGCATCGTCGTCGCGATCGACGCGAAGCGCGTGTCGGCCGACGGCGAGACGCCGCGCTGGGAAGTGTTCACGCACGGCGGCCGCAAGGGCACGGGCCTCGACGCGATCGAATGGGCGCGCAAGATGGCCGAGCTCGGCGCGGGCGAGATCCTGCTCACGAGCATGGACCGCGACGGCACGAAGTCGGGTTTCGACCTCGCGCTCACGCGCGGCGTATCGGACGCGGTGCCGGTGCCGGTGATCGCGTCGGGCGGCGTCGGCTCGCTGCAGCACCTCGCGGACGGCATCAAGGACGGCCGCGCCGACGCTGTGCTGGCCGCGAGCATCTTCCACTACGGCGAGCACACGGTCGGCGAGGCGAAGCGCTTCATGGCCGACCAGGGCATTCCGGTGAGGCTGTGA
- the hisI gene encoding phosphoribosyl-AMP cyclohydrolase, which yields MNTETKSLPAWLDKVRWDDNGLVPVIAQEASTNDVLMFAWMNREALAKTIETQRAVYYSRSRKRLWFKGEESGHVQHVHEVRLDCDEDVVLLKVEQVSGIACHTGRHSCFFQKFEGTVDDGDWVAVEPVLKDPEHIYK from the coding sequence ATGAATACGGAAACGAAATCCCTGCCCGCGTGGCTCGACAAGGTCCGCTGGGACGACAACGGCCTCGTGCCGGTGATCGCGCAGGAAGCATCGACGAACGACGTGCTGATGTTCGCGTGGATGAACCGCGAGGCGCTGGCGAAGACGATCGAGACGCAGCGCGCGGTCTACTATTCGCGCTCGCGCAAGCGGCTGTGGTTCAAGGGCGAGGAGTCGGGCCACGTGCAGCACGTGCACGAGGTGCGGCTCGACTGCGACGAGGACGTCGTGCTGCTGAAGGTCGAGCAGGTGTCGGGCATCGCGTGCCACACCGGCCGGCATTCGTGCTTCTTCCAGAAATTCGAGGGCACCGTCGACGACGGCGACTGGGTCGCGGTCGAACCGGTGCTGAAAGATCCCGAACACATCTACAAATGA